Sequence from the Synergistaceae bacterium genome:
CTTGGCTGTCTAATTATTTCACCAGGCACCACGAAAATAACACTATGACCCGTGATGAAATTATTGAACTCGTAAATAATCAGCTCTCCCGCTAATGAGAGAGCTAAATTATTATTGCCGCCTGCCCTGACGCATTAAAACCACCCTGTCCCGTTATCTCGAAATTTCCGGAATTATTTATGTCAGTCTTTAATGCAATTTCACTCACTGCACTTGCTGCACTACCTGAAAAACTTATATTCGCCGGCCATGATTTATATTTTCTTGCGCTCGCTCCTAGTGCTTGGCCAGTTAAAATATTCGCGCTCGTCCGATAAAGTGTGCAGGCATTCAAAATATAAGTGTTCTTCACCGGCTGAGTTAATATTACGCGTTGAATATTATTTTCAATCGAAATTGAATCAACCTGCACTAATTCTTGATTTATTCCATCAGTGAGCATATAAAAACTTCCCGGGATCATGCCGTCCAATGGTTCGCAGTCAATGCTGTCATCACCGGCTATTACGCTCGTTACCCTGCACGTGTATAAATCTAATTCGCTCGTGTCGTTAAAATCTTCGGCGATAAAATGCGAGTAATCAGGATATAAATTTTCGACTTCAAGTGAGACTAAAATTTGTGCTAATGCGTCCTCTAAAACTCTCACTCGTGCATTAATCGTGTCTGCGTCATAATTTCCCAAAATGGAGTCTTTCACGTCGCTCAAGTCAACCGGCCTGAAAATTTTTTCGCCATTTTCTGAATACGTCCAGAAACCTTTTATATTTCGTTTTTCGCCGAAAAGAGCATTTATTTTGCTGATTAACGCTGTATTTGTAACATATTGATTATTGCCC
This genomic interval carries:
- a CDS encoding phage tail protein encodes the protein MSEGMRITNAGRNALAQALTGKELKFTRVFVGDGVLTNQNIITLTNLISRKKELPIVNINKTDSIGTAEIVCEVNNSGLTQGFWVREFGLFAKDPATGQEILYAYRNVGNESSYIPADGGPDVVNYTLSLVTVIDQAQNVTAVIQGNNQYVTNTALISKINALFGEKRNIKGFWTYSENGEKIFRPVDLSDVKDSILGNYDADTINARVRVLEDALAQILVSLEVENLYPDYSHFIAEDFNDTSELDLYTCRVTSVIAGDDSIDCEPLDGMIPGSFYMLTDGINQELVQVDSISIENNIQRVILTQPVKNTYILNACTLYRTSANILTGQALGASARKYKSWPANISFSGSAASAVSEIALKTDINNSGNFEITGQGGFNASGQAAIII